AGCTCAAATAGTGATTTATTTATCATACTAGCTTCATCAATTATTATTAAGTCATAATTTTTGATACTCGCCTTATTAATTTGTCCAAAGACAGGTTCATTCGGATTGAAGTCAGCAAGATTTATATCAGGCTGCAAACCAAGTAAAGAATGAATAGTATAACCCTGCCTAGTAGTTGATTGTGAAATAACAGCATTTGCCTTACGAGTTGGTGCAGAAACTATCGCTCTTTTGGGATATTCATCCAAAATCTTTTTGACCACAGTAGTCTTGCCTGTACCTGCAAAACCTGAGAGTAAAAAATAAGACTCCCTACTCGCAATAAATTCTTTTATAAGGCGAATAGCTTCTATTTGTTGTTGATTAAGAATTATTTTCTGCCCATTCGGCAAATATAAATAATTTTCAGAATTGAGAAAGTTTTTTTGCATTATTTATTTTCTAACTCGGAAAACCTCGTAATAACCCTAGAAAGAATTAGATTATTTGGCATAACAATTTCATTACCAGCTTCATCATTTAGTTTTGTATACAGGAAACCGATCGACTTAACTTGACCTTTTACACCACCCAAGTCCACCTTCTCACCTATCTCAAAAGGCTTACTAAACGCCAGCATAATCCCGGATGCCACAATATTATAAGATGTCTTAAGAGACATAGAAATACCAAAAACGATCCCCGTTAAAACTCCTGTAACAGGCGATATAGGCACTCCAAGCTTCGCTAGTGCAATAACCACCACTAAAACTAAGAAAATGGTATACACAACGCTTGATAAAAATTGTGATACCGTCTTATCATACTCCTCAAGTAAGTGGTAAACTACTTTTTTTATATATTTAGATATCCAAAAACCTATACCTAAAATTAAAACTGAAATAATTAGGTTCATCCAAAATGATCCTCCAACACCTATCTGATCAAACATTTCTTTTTATTCTCCATATATGTTTTTTTAGCACTGGCAAGCATAAAAATAGCAGCGCAACTAAGGACTATTGATATTGAGGCAAACAAAACCTCCTCAAAAGCTTCGAGATGATTTACTCTCCCCATCAAAGTGTTCAATATAAAAATCACATTCTCCACAACAAATAATGCCATACTTATAGCAAAAACAGATAAGCATATAGAAAATCTATATAAAAAAGCTGATATTGCAAACAACAGCAATAATGGATACATAACTATCTGCAAAGCATCTATAAAGAAATACTCGAATGTTTCTACACACTCAAAATTATATTTAATTGTAGATATGTATATAAGTGCAAAAACAAAAAATGTTGCAAATAGTATTAGAGCATCTCTACTAAAAACACTATCATTAAACTCATGATATCTTTTTTTTGAAAACAAGAGTCCACATACCGTAATAAAAGCAGCACCAGAAATAAATCCATCATAAGAAAAAGTATTCTCTAAATATATACGATGCGCAACATATCCAAAACCACCCATAGCTAACAAAGATATTGAAAA
The genomic region above belongs to Francisella salimarina and contains:
- a CDS encoding mechanosensitive ion channel family protein, which encodes MFDQIGVGGSFWMNLIISVLILGIGFWISKYIKKVVYHLLEEYDKTVSQFLSSVVYTIFLVLVVVIALAKLGVPISPVTGVLTGIVFGISMSLKTSYNIVASGIMLAFSKPFEIGEKVDLGGVKGQVKSIGFLYTKLNDEAGNEIVMPNNLILSRVITRFSELENK